GTGGAGACGTCCTCGTAGTGGTAGCCGGACGGCCACCTCGGTCGGGTACTCGGTGATCTCGGAGAGCGCTACGGGTACGCATCGGTGCCGCTTCGGGGAATACGGGTCGCTCGTGTCTCTGCTCCGTTCGTATCGCGAATCGAGTGGTCCCCTCCCCACCCCCGCGCAGGCCCGACGAATCGATCCCGCCCGCTGCCGGCGGGCGTGTATCCATACGCGGCTGCGGTAATGGTATTACCTCGTGAGCGACTCTCGCGCGACGGAAGTCGATCGAGCCGTATCGAACGGGTGGCGACGTGGATCAGGAGAGTTCGATCCGGCGGACGAATCCCAGATCCCTGATCTCGTTGAGCAGGTCGCCCGGGATCGGCTCGTCGGTGACGAGGTGGAGACGGGGCTCGTCGGTGAACTCGGGGTCCTCGCTCACCGTCTGTCGGATCGTGATCCCGGCGTCGGCGATCATCCCGGTGACCGTCGCGACGATACCAACCGCCTCGGCGTCGTCGACGGCGACCGTGAGCACCGAGAGATCGAGCACGGGCGCGAGGTCCATCAGGCTCGGGATCTGGGAGATGTTCTGGAAGATACGTCTGAGATCGGCGTCGGCGAGGATCGCCTTCGTCGTGGAGTCGACCACCCGCCGGTCGACGTCGATCTCACGGGCGACCTGCGTGTTGGGGATCTCGATCCCGCCG
This region of Halalkalicoccus sp. CGA53 genomic DNA includes:
- a CDS encoding amino acid-binding protein gives rise to the protein MFDEIMGKFEGSPSQQAVIRLLLERGFSVNDEGRVVSGGIEIPNTQVAREIDVDRRVVDSTTKAILADADLRRIFQNISQIPSLMDLAPVLDLSVLTVAVDDAEAVGIVATVTGMIADAGITIRQTVSEDPEFTDEPRLHLVTDEPIPGDLLNEIRDLGFVRRIELS